A genomic region of Janthinobacterium lividum contains the following coding sequences:
- a CDS encoding methyltransferase domain-containing protein, with translation MLNEREIESCYLGQFIPVHYHHNMLMDQNRMHGFKSAIDYAVKPGMKVLELGGGTGVLSWFAAARADKVWCVEFNPDMVKEARKMLALNPNGEKVEVVHADAFEYLPPEPVDVVICEMIHVGMLREKQVEVIESFKRRYLARFGGPLPIFLPEAVIMAVQPMQQEYDFEGFYAPIVQFQETTAIHPGVQELAPPSVYSIIDFSQPTDNVFGFDGKFVVERSGTLNALRFVTKNILAVVPERSTTIDWLNHYMCLPLATPVAVKAGDVLQVSFQYRAGGSIPSLEASIRAQVIYDVNLQPVVQNAVYA, from the coding sequence ATGCTGAATGAACGAGAAATCGAGAGTTGTTACCTGGGGCAATTTATCCCCGTCCATTACCACCACAATATGTTGATGGACCAGAACCGCATGCACGGGTTCAAGTCGGCGATCGATTACGCGGTAAAACCCGGCATGAAGGTGCTGGAGCTGGGCGGCGGCACGGGCGTGCTGTCGTGGTTTGCGGCCGCGCGCGCCGACAAGGTGTGGTGCGTGGAGTTCAATCCGGACATGGTCAAGGAAGCGCGCAAGATGCTGGCGCTCAATCCCAATGGTGAAAAAGTCGAAGTCGTCCACGCGGACGCCTTTGAATACCTGCCGCCCGAGCCCGTCGATGTGGTCATCTGCGAAATGATCCATGTCGGCATGCTGCGCGAAAAGCAGGTGGAAGTGATCGAATCGTTCAAGCGCCGCTACCTGGCCCGCTTTGGCGGTCCGCTGCCCATCTTCCTGCCCGAAGCCGTCATCATGGCCGTGCAGCCGATGCAGCAGGAATACGATTTCGAGGGTTTTTATGCGCCTATCGTGCAATTCCAGGAAACCACGGCCATCCATCCTGGCGTGCAGGAGCTGGCGCCGCCTTCCGTCTACAGCATCATCGACTTCAGCCAGCCGACGGACAATGTGTTCGGCTTTGACGGCAAGTTTGTCGTCGAGCGCAGCGGCACCCTGAACGCCTTGCGTTTCGTCACCAAGAACATCCTGGCCGTGGTGCCCGAGCGCTCGACCACCATCGACTGGCTGAACCATTACATGTGCTTGCCGCTGGCCACGCCGGTGGCCGTGAAGGCGGGCGACGTGCTGCAAGTGAGCTTCCAGTACCGCGCCGGCGGCTCGATTCCCTCGCTGGAAGCGTCGATCCGCGCGCAGGTGATCTACGACGTGAATCTTCAGCCTGTGGTGCAGAACGCCGTGTATGCATAA
- a CDS encoding ankyrin repeat domain-containing protein yields the protein MMKKLALAMLLCCATASQAAPEPDAFFRAVSVNNASGVRSMLAEGMNPNQPDAQRGDIPLVLALRDDADRVFQVLLDAPGIDLEARSANGNTALMMAAYKHKQDAVNALLAKGAKVNQGGWTALHYAASAGDLPIMKILLDRDAVVDALAPANVTPLMFAAREGQEGAVKLLLSWGADASLKSGHGWTAVQFAQAGDKPGVVAIIEAAQKARAARK from the coding sequence ATGATGAAAAAACTCGCCCTGGCGATGCTGCTGTGCTGCGCCACCGCCAGCCAGGCGGCGCCGGAACCGGACGCCTTCTTCCGCGCCGTCTCCGTGAATAATGCCAGCGGCGTGCGCAGCATGCTGGCGGAAGGCATGAATCCGAACCAGCCTGACGCGCAGCGGGGCGACATTCCCCTCGTGCTGGCCTTGCGCGACGATGCGGACCGGGTATTCCAAGTGTTGCTCGATGCTCCCGGCATCGACCTGGAAGCCCGTTCAGCCAATGGCAATACGGCACTGATGATGGCCGCCTACAAGCACAAGCAGGACGCCGTGAACGCCTTGCTGGCCAAGGGCGCCAAGGTCAACCAGGGCGGCTGGACGGCGCTCCACTATGCGGCCTCGGCAGGCGACCTGCCCATCATGAAGATACTGCTCGACCGCGACGCCGTGGTCGATGCGCTTGCGCCCGCCAACGTCACGCCGCTGATGTTCGCCGCCCGCGAAGGACAGGAGGGCGCCGTCAAGCTGCTGTTGTCCTGGGGCGCGGACGCCAGCCTGAAAAGCGGCCATGGCTGGACAGCCGTGCAGTTTGCCCAGGCGGGCGACAAGCCCGGCGTGGTCGCCATCATCGAAGCGGCACAGAAGGCGCGCGCAGCCCGCAAGTGA
- a CDS encoding TatD family hydrolase, with translation MYIDSHCHINFPELAARMPEILAKMAENKVTHALCVSVDLPDFPQVLALAEQYPHIFASVGVHPDYEDTPEPSVEDLVRLADHPKIIAIGETGLDYFRLTGDLEWQRERFRTHIKASRITRKPLIIHTRAASEDTIRIMREEGAGVSDGGVAGVMHCFTESLEVARAAIAMGFYISFSGIVTFKSAKDLQAVALEVPLERILIETDSPYLAPVPFRGRMNEPGYVAHVAEYLSTLKGIPLDQVAKQTTDNFFKLFNQLP, from the coding sequence ATGTATATCGATTCCCATTGCCATATCAATTTCCCCGAGCTGGCTGCTCGCATGCCCGAGATCCTCGCCAAGATGGCCGAGAACAAGGTGACACACGCCTTGTGCGTGTCCGTCGACTTGCCGGACTTTCCGCAGGTGCTGGCCCTGGCCGAGCAGTATCCGCATATCTTTGCTTCCGTCGGCGTGCATCCCGACTACGAGGACACGCCTGAGCCGTCCGTGGAAGACCTGGTCCGCTTGGCCGACCATCCGAAGATCATCGCCATCGGCGAGACGGGCCTCGACTATTTCCGCCTGACGGGCGACCTGGAGTGGCAGCGCGAGCGTTTCCGCACTCACATCAAAGCTTCAAGAATCACGCGCAAGCCCTTGATTATTCACACAAGAGCGGCCAGTGAAGACACCATACGCATCATGCGCGAAGAGGGCGCGGGCGTGTCCGACGGCGGCGTGGCCGGCGTCATGCATTGCTTTACGGAATCCCTGGAAGTGGCGCGCGCCGCCATCGCCATGGGTTTCTATATTTCCTTTTCCGGCATCGTCACGTTCAAGAGCGCGAAAGACTTGCAGGCCGTGGCCCTGGAAGTGCCGCTCGAGCGCATCCTCATCGAAACGGATTCGCCATACCTGGCGCCCGTGCCGTTCCGCGGCCGCATGAACGAACCGGGCTATGTGGCCCACGTGGCGGAATACCTGTCGACCCTGAAAGGCATCCCGCTGGACCAGGTGGCGAAGCAGACGACGGATAATTTCTTCAAGTTATTCAATCAGTTGCCATAA
- a CDS encoding VOC family protein produces MKRVTGIGGIFFHAQDPAALRAWYQRHLGLDVQPWGGAAFTWADADGKPTGGTTIWSVAANDNEQFAPGKASFMINYRVDDLDALLQALRDEGCNVLEKAPDSEYGQFGWVIDPEGNKVELWQPPQGQ; encoded by the coding sequence ATGAAACGAGTCACTGGCATCGGCGGCATCTTTTTCCACGCGCAAGACCCGGCCGCGCTGCGCGCCTGGTACCAGCGCCACCTGGGCCTGGACGTGCAGCCGTGGGGCGGCGCCGCCTTCACCTGGGCGGACGCCGATGGCAAGCCCACTGGCGGCACCACTATCTGGTCCGTCGCGGCCAATGACAACGAACAATTCGCGCCCGGTAAGGCGTCCTTCATGATCAACTACCGCGTCGACGACCTCGACGCGTTGCTGCAAGCCCTGCGCGACGAGGGCTGCAACGTGCTGGAAAAGGCGCCCGATTCCGAATATGGCCAGTTCGGCTGGGTCATCGATCCTGAGGGCAACAAGGTGGAGCTGTGGCAGCCGCCGCAGGGGCAGTAG
- a CDS encoding DNA polymerase III subunit delta' translates to MNSPLYPWQQDAWQQLQALRPRMPHAILFHGAQGIGKADFIEHFAQALLCEDVRADGHACGACASCGWFSQGNHPDYRRVRPEALEDDVADDGEEGEGAKKSAKTKTPSKDIKIEQIRNLADFMNISTHRQGLRVVVLYPAEALNTPASNALLKTLEEPPPGTLFLLASNSLDRLLPTILSRCRKFALPMPSHEQALTWLKQQGLNDADSWLREQGGAPLAALAQSESGGREETEQLLQVLANPGVEAALKAADKLQKSPLAPLVASLQRWLYDVFSVKLSGTIRYYPRHRRELEALAGRINVSRLMAAIKAANERRAIAEHPLSPKLFLEDMLLDYASSCQ, encoded by the coding sequence ATGAACAGTCCTCTCTATCCGTGGCAACAGGACGCCTGGCAGCAATTGCAAGCCCTGCGACCGCGCATGCCGCACGCCATTTTGTTCCATGGCGCGCAGGGCATTGGCAAGGCCGACTTCATCGAGCATTTCGCGCAGGCATTGCTGTGCGAAGACGTGCGAGCCGACGGCCATGCCTGCGGCGCGTGCGCCTCATGCGGCTGGTTTAGCCAGGGCAACCATCCCGATTACCGCCGGGTCCGTCCGGAAGCGCTGGAAGACGACGTGGCCGACGACGGCGAAGAGGGTGAGGGCGCGAAGAAAAGCGCCAAGACCAAGACGCCGTCAAAAGACATCAAGATCGAGCAGATCCGCAACCTGGCCGACTTCATGAACATCTCCACGCACCGCCAGGGCTTGCGCGTGGTGGTGCTGTACCCGGCCGAAGCGCTCAACACGCCCGCGTCCAACGCCTTGCTGAAAACCCTGGAAGAGCCGCCGCCGGGCACTTTGTTCTTGCTGGCATCGAACAGCCTGGACCGCTTGCTGCCGACCATCTTGTCGCGCTGCAGGAAATTCGCCTTGCCGATGCCCAGCCACGAGCAGGCCTTGACGTGGCTCAAGCAGCAAGGCTTGAACGATGCGGACAGCTGGCTGCGCGAGCAGGGCGGCGCGCCGCTGGCCGCGCTGGCCCAGTCCGAGTCGGGCGGCCGCGAAGAAACGGAACAATTGCTGCAGGTGCTAGCCAACCCGGGCGTGGAAGCGGCCCTGAAAGCGGCGGACAAATTACAGAAGTCTCCGCTGGCACCGCTCGTGGCATCGCTCCAGCGCTGGCTGTACGACGTGTTTTCCGTCAAATTGTCCGGCACCATCCGCTACTACCCGCGCCACCGGCGCGAACTGGAAGCGCTGGCAGGACGCATCAACGTGAGCCGGTTGATGGCCGCGATCAAAGCTGCCAATGAGCGCCGGGCGATTGCCGAACACCCCTTGTCGCCCAAGCTGTTTTTGGAAGACATGCTGCTCGACTACGCATCCAGTTGTCAATAA
- the tmk gene encoding dTMP kinase: MTPQYQPRFITFEGIDGAGKSTHIGFVTDYLQQRGVRLVSSREPGGTSLGEKLRELLLHEKMHLETEALLMFASRREHIAQVIAPALDRGEWVISDRFSDASFAYQGGGRGMDLRKMEALEAWVHPHLQPDLTFLFDVPLAVARARLDATRALDKFEQEQADFFAATRNEYLRRAAQFPERFRIIDSTQSIADIQVQLAKLLDVLLEQSIASH, translated from the coding sequence ATGACACCACAATATCAACCCCGCTTCATCACCTTCGAAGGCATCGATGGCGCGGGCAAGTCGACGCATATCGGCTTTGTCACCGACTACCTGCAGCAGCGGGGCGTGCGCCTCGTTTCATCGCGCGAACCGGGCGGTACCAGCCTGGGCGAAAAGCTGCGCGAACTGCTGCTGCATGAAAAGATGCACCTGGAAACGGAAGCCTTGCTGATGTTCGCCAGCCGCCGCGAACATATCGCGCAAGTGATCGCGCCAGCCCTCGATCGGGGCGAGTGGGTCATTTCCGACCGCTTCAGCGATGCCAGCTTCGCCTACCAGGGCGGCGGCCGGGGCATGGACTTGCGCAAGATGGAAGCGCTGGAAGCGTGGGTGCACCCGCACTTGCAGCCGGACCTGACGTTCCTGTTCGACGTGCCGCTGGCCGTGGCCCGTGCCCGCCTGGACGCCACGCGTGCGCTCGACAAATTCGAGCAGGAGCAGGCCGATTTCTTTGCCGCCACGCGCAACGAGTATCTGCGCCGCGCGGCCCAGTTCCCGGAACGCTTCCGCATCATCGATTCCACGCAAAGCATTGCCGATATTCAAGTACAGCTGGCAAAACTGCTTGATGTATTGCTTGAGCAAAGTATTGCAAGCCACTGA
- the mltG gene encoding endolytic transglycosylase MltG: MAFFKKLVVSSVIAAIGVGGTFVYWAQQPITTDGEAIPFTISPGSGAHAAGQQIADAGVPIVPILFNMLARIEGKTSKIKAGSYELKPGTTPQRLITQLARGEFAQESLTIIEGWTFKQMRLAMANHPGLKHDTAGLSDKELMAKISPEYVHPEGLFFPDTYLFAKGASEMQIFRQAHTAMIGRLSEAWDKRDPALPYKNPYEALIMASIVEKETGQKSERAMIAGVFVNRLKTGMLLQTDPTVIYGMGDNYQGKIRKRDLEADTPYNTYTRGGLPPTPIALAGAQSLTAALAPARTQALYFVARGDGTSQFSANLPDHNRAVNQYQR; this comes from the coding sequence ATGGCTTTCTTTAAAAAACTTGTAGTCAGTTCAGTCATCGCCGCTATCGGTGTGGGCGGTACTTTTGTGTACTGGGCGCAGCAGCCCATCACCACGGATGGAGAAGCGATTCCGTTTACGATCAGCCCGGGCAGCGGCGCGCATGCGGCCGGCCAGCAGATCGCGGACGCGGGCGTGCCCATCGTGCCTATCCTGTTCAACATGCTGGCGCGCATCGAAGGCAAGACCTCGAAGATCAAGGCCGGTTCCTATGAGCTGAAACCGGGCACCACGCCGCAGCGTTTGATCACGCAGCTGGCGCGCGGCGAATTCGCGCAAGAGTCGCTGACCATCATCGAAGGCTGGACCTTCAAACAGATGCGCCTGGCGATGGCCAACCATCCCGGCCTCAAGCACGATACTGCAGGCCTGTCCGACAAGGAACTGATGGCGAAAATCAGCCCGGAATATGTGCACCCGGAAGGTTTGTTCTTCCCGGATACGTATCTGTTTGCCAAGGGCGCCAGCGAAATGCAGATTTTCAGGCAGGCACACACGGCCATGATCGGCCGCCTGTCCGAAGCGTGGGACAAGCGCGATCCCGCCTTGCCGTATAAAAACCCGTATGAAGCGCTGATCATGGCTTCCATCGTGGAAAAGGAAACGGGGCAAAAGTCCGAGCGCGCCATGATTGCCGGCGTGTTCGTCAACCGCCTCAAGACGGGCATGCTGCTGCAGACGGACCCGACTGTGATCTATGGCATGGGCGACAACTACCAGGGCAAGATCCGCAAACGCGACCTGGAAGCGGACACCCCGTACAATACGTACACGCGCGGCGGCTTGCCGCCCACGCCGATCGCCCTGGCTGGCGCGCAATCGCTGACGGCGGCGCTGGCGCCGGCCCGCACGCAAGCGCTGTATTTCGTGGCGCGCGGCGACGGCACCAGCCAGTTCTCGGCCAACTTGCCCGACCATAACCGCGCCGTGAATCAATACCAGCGTTAA
- a CDS encoding YgfZ/GcvT domain-containing protein, which translates to MEIMNNWNQFLTAQGARPVAIDGAPDGTAPITAVPIHDFGQSLTVPQLQEGFVAAITDQGLIGLSGDDAASFLHGQLTNDVEHLNQEQVRLAGYCTPKGRLLASFLMWRNATTIYLQLPRAIQPTIQKRLQMFVLRAKAKLHDASLDAANQVVLGLGGKQASAALSAWFPALPATPFSKVEHELGTLLRVADAFGSARYEWLTSAATARDVWSQLAQTLAKGGIDAWRLSEIHAGIPQITAATQEQFVPQMVNFELLGGVNFKKGCYPGQEIVARSQYLGKLKRRTTLVSIADPSVVAGGELFAVSDPEQPCGMVVNAAPNGDGGIDALVEMKLGAIEEGASAAGAVRYRSALGAHVQFLSMPYVLDALDL; encoded by the coding sequence ATGGAAATTATGAATAACTGGAATCAATTTTTAACAGCCCAAGGCGCCCGCCCCGTTGCCATCGATGGCGCGCCTGACGGCACCGCCCCCATCACCGCCGTCCCTATCCATGATTTCGGCCAGTCCCTGACAGTGCCCCAGCTGCAAGAAGGTTTTGTCGCGGCCATCACGGACCAGGGCTTGATCGGCTTGAGCGGCGACGATGCGGCCAGTTTCCTGCACGGCCAGCTGACCAACGATGTGGAACACCTGAACCAGGAGCAAGTGCGCCTGGCCGGCTACTGCACGCCGAAAGGCCGGCTGCTGGCCAGTTTCCTGATGTGGCGCAACGCCACCACCATTTATCTGCAATTGCCGCGCGCCATACAGCCGACCATCCAGAAGCGTCTGCAGATGTTCGTGCTGCGCGCCAAGGCCAAGCTGCACGATGCATCCCTTGATGCAGCCAATCAAGTTGTCCTCGGCCTGGGCGGCAAGCAAGCCAGCGCGGCCCTGTCCGCCTGGTTCCCGGCCCTGCCCGCCACGCCGTTCAGCAAGGTCGAGCATGAACTGGGCACCCTGCTGCGAGTGGCCGATGCGTTCGGCAGCGCCCGCTATGAATGGCTGACGTCGGCCGCCACGGCGCGCGACGTGTGGTCGCAGCTGGCGCAAACGCTCGCCAAGGGCGGGATTGACGCCTGGCGCTTGTCGGAGATCCACGCGGGCATCCCGCAGATCACGGCCGCCACGCAAGAGCAGTTCGTGCCGCAAATGGTCAACTTCGAGCTGCTGGGCGGCGTCAATTTCAAGAAAGGCTGCTACCCGGGCCAGGAAATCGTCGCGCGCAGCCAGTACCTGGGCAAGCTCAAGCGCCGCACCACCCTCGTCAGCATTGCCGATCCCTCGGTAGTGGCCGGCGGTGAACTGTTTGCCGTCAGCGACCCCGAGCAGCCTTGCGGCATGGTCGTCAACGCCGCACCCAACGGTGATGGCGGCATCGACGCCCTCGTTGAAATGAAGCTGGGGGCGATCGAAGAAGGTGCAAGCGCCGCCGGCGCCGTGCGCTACCGTTCGGCCCTGGGCGCTCACGTGCAGTTCCTGTCCATGCCTTACGTGCTAGACGCACTCGACTTGTGA
- a CDS encoding DUF4936 family protein, giving the protein MKDLYIYYQVKEEHAQALEARVRALQAKLAAASGVAPQLKRRPDAKDGLQTWMEIYPVVGEGFAELLASASDEAGLLSLTAGARHTEVFMDLPPCA; this is encoded by the coding sequence ATGAAAGATTTGTACATTTATTACCAGGTCAAGGAAGAGCACGCCCAGGCACTGGAAGCCAGGGTCCGTGCCTTGCAGGCAAAACTGGCTGCCGCGTCCGGCGTGGCGCCGCAATTGAAGCGCCGCCCTGACGCCAAGGATGGCTTGCAGACGTGGATGGAAATCTACCCCGTCGTCGGCGAAGGCTTTGCGGAACTGCTGGCCAGCGCGTCCGACGAAGCGGGCTTGCTGTCCTTGACGGCTGGCGCGCGCCATACGGAAGTGTTCATGGATTTGCCTCCATGTGCCTGA
- a CDS encoding NRDE family protein, producing MCLIVFAWKVNPHIPLIAAANRDEFYERASAPAGAWPEHPQVYAGRDLQAGGSWMGITQAGSGSSRFAAITNIRSPQDRNPDAPSRGALVADYLAGDMSPQDYIAQIRPGCTAYNGFNLVLGDADTLIWFSNRGDGDARNGQPLEPGIYGLSNALLDAPWPKVLKTKAQFASLLCQGAPDEAYFDMLADTTRAPDFRLPDTGVPLDLERVLSAVCIETPGYGTRTSTVVKLFPDSPGELHELVIQ from the coding sequence ATGTGCCTGATCGTTTTTGCCTGGAAAGTCAATCCGCACATCCCGCTGATTGCCGCCGCCAACCGCGACGAATTCTATGAACGCGCCAGCGCCCCCGCCGGCGCATGGCCCGAGCACCCGCAAGTGTATGCGGGCCGCGACCTGCAGGCGGGCGGCAGCTGGATGGGCATCACCCAGGCCGGCAGCGGCAGCTCGCGCTTTGCCGCCATCACGAATATCCGCAGCCCGCAAGACCGCAACCCGGACGCCCCCTCGCGCGGCGCCCTGGTAGCCGATTATCTGGCCGGCGACATGTCGCCACAGGATTACATCGCGCAAATCCGTCCCGGCTGCACAGCCTACAACGGTTTTAACCTGGTGCTGGGCGACGCGGACACCCTGATCTGGTTTTCCAACCGGGGCGACGGCGATGCGCGCAATGGCCAGCCATTGGAGCCGGGCATCTACGGCCTGTCGAACGCCCTGCTGGACGCGCCGTGGCCGAAGGTCCTGAAGACCAAGGCCCAGTTCGCCAGCCTGCTATGCCAGGGTGCGCCCGATGAAGCGTATTTCGACATGCTGGCCGACACCACGCGCGCGCCCGATTTCCGCTTGCCGGACACAGGCGTGCCGCTCGACCTCGAACGCGTACTGTCCGCCGTCTGCATCGAAACGCCGGGCTACGGCACGCGCACTTCCACCGTCGTGAAACTGTTCCCGGATTCTCCCGGCGAATTGCATGAGCTGGTGATACAGTAG
- a CDS encoding LacI family DNA-binding transcriptional regulator, which produces MATMEDVARAADVSLSTVSHVVNGTRKVSPKTVAAVNAAMQQIGYVPNMLARALAGSSSGTIGVAISAFTNHYFSETVRAIEAACTRHGLMMLFSDTHDDPEQELKVVQNLHQRRVDGIVLAPSGDPHNRALDYLTSNKIASVLVDRMSPQPFDQVGVENIEATAQLVSHLIAAHGHRRIGFIAGAPGLSTTDERIEGYRLALQRANIAFDPELLRSGDSNLERSGAATRELLALPAAQRPTAIVAGNNLMTIGTMHALRDAHIAVPQDVALAGFDDFDWADYFSPRLTVMAQPLEELGAMAVDLLIDRIANPGIAQHVQRLSPTLRVRNSCGCP; this is translated from the coding sequence ATGGCCACCATGGAAGATGTAGCGCGGGCGGCGGACGTATCGCTGTCGACCGTCTCTCACGTAGTCAACGGCACCCGCAAGGTCAGCCCGAAAACCGTCGCCGCCGTCAACGCGGCCATGCAGCAGATCGGCTATGTGCCGAACATGCTGGCGCGCGCGCTGGCCGGCTCCTCGTCGGGCACCATCGGCGTGGCCATTTCCGCCTTCACCAATCATTATTTCAGCGAAACCGTGCGCGCCATCGAGGCTGCCTGCACGCGCCACGGCTTGATGATGCTGTTTTCGGATACGCATGACGACCCCGAGCAGGAGTTGAAAGTGGTGCAGAACTTGCACCAGCGCCGGGTCGACGGCATCGTGCTGGCGCCATCCGGCGATCCGCACAACCGCGCCCTCGACTATTTGACCAGCAACAAGATCGCTTCCGTGCTGGTCGACCGCATGTCGCCGCAACCGTTCGACCAGGTGGGCGTGGAAAACATCGAGGCGACGGCCCAGCTCGTCAGCCATCTGATCGCGGCCCATGGCCACCGCCGCATCGGCTTCATCGCGGGCGCGCCCGGCCTGTCCACGACGGACGAGCGTATCGAAGGCTACCGCCTGGCCTTGCAACGCGCCAATATCGCCTTTGACCCGGAACTGCTGCGCTCGGGCGATTCGAACCTCGAGCGCAGCGGCGCAGCCACGCGCGAATTGCTGGCCCTGCCCGCCGCACAGCGTCCCACGGCCATCGTTGCCGGCAATAACCTGATGACCATCGGCACCATGCATGCCTTGCGCGATGCGCACATTGCGGTACCGCAAGACGTCGCGCTGGCCGGCTTCGATGATTTCGACTGGGCCGATTACTTCAGCCCCCGCCTCACCGTGATGGCACAGCCGCTCGAAGAGCTGGGCGCCATGGCCGTCGACCTCCTGATCGACCGTATCGCCAATCCGGGCATCGCCCAGCACGTGCAGCGCTTGTCGCCAACCTTGCGCGTACGCAATTCCTGCGGCTGCCCCTGA
- the xylB gene encoding xylulokinase, producing the protein MSLGIDLGTSELKTVLMDSSGSVRGQASVRIDTSRPQAGWSEQAPQNWWAACVNALGQLRAGWPQDYARIACIGLSGQMHGAVLLDANDTVIRPAILWNDARAEAEAASLARDYPAYADVTGSLPMAGLTAPKLLWLQTHEPVAFAAIACLLSPKDYLRLQLTGIKLTDMSDAAGTLWLDEANRAWFAPMLAACGLHPEQMPALAEGDAATGTVLASIADQLGLPAGVVVAGGGGDNPVSAVGIGAVNGGDSFISLGTSAAIVSVTEAPLGNPAGGVHSFCHALPGRWYAMGAILSGASCLRWATGVLGQPDEAALLALVEAGLPLDAPIAPSAPLFLPYLSGERTPHNDPQVRGAFLQLGHDSTPAQLGYAVLEGVAFALRDAMAAVTSTGAVVPHCMLVGGGARSQYWAQLLANVLGREMRTLHNSELSASLGAAKLGFAAIGDTSLLTQGLPIKNIFLPDAAHNAALSIRYGRYRSLFPAVQALHQLSDKE; encoded by the coding sequence ATTTCCCTCGGTATCGACCTCGGTACCTCCGAACTGAAAACCGTGCTGATGGACAGCTCTGGCAGCGTGCGCGGCCAGGCGTCCGTGCGCATCGACACCAGCCGCCCGCAAGCAGGCTGGTCCGAACAGGCGCCGCAAAACTGGTGGGCCGCCTGCGTCAACGCGCTGGGCCAGCTGCGCGCGGGCTGGCCGCAGGACTATGCCCGCATCGCCTGCATCGGCCTGTCGGGCCAGATGCACGGCGCCGTGCTGCTCGACGCCAACGATACCGTGATCCGTCCCGCCATCCTGTGGAACGATGCGCGCGCCGAGGCCGAAGCGGCCAGCCTGGCGCGCGACTATCCCGCATATGCGGATGTGACGGGCAGCCTGCCCATGGCGGGCCTGACGGCGCCAAAACTGCTGTGGCTGCAAACGCATGAGCCGGTCGCCTTTGCCGCCATCGCCTGTTTGCTGTCGCCGAAAGACTATTTGCGCCTGCAATTAACGGGGATCAAGCTGACGGACATGTCCGACGCGGCCGGCACCCTGTGGCTGGACGAGGCCAACCGTGCCTGGTTCGCGCCCATGCTGGCCGCCTGCGGCTTGCACCCAGAACAGATGCCGGCGCTGGCCGAAGGCGACGCCGCCACGGGCACCGTGCTGGCGTCCATCGCCGACCAGCTGGGCTTGCCGGCGGGTGTGGTGGTGGCGGGCGGCGGCGGCGACAATCCCGTCTCGGCCGTGGGCATCGGCGCCGTCAATGGCGGCGACAGTTTTATCTCGCTGGGCACCAGCGCCGCCATCGTGTCCGTCACCGAAGCGCCTTTGGGCAACCCGGCCGGTGGCGTGCACAGCTTTTGCCACGCCCTGCCCGGCCGCTGGTATGCGATGGGCGCGATCCTGTCGGGCGCCAGCTGTCTGCGCTGGGCGACGGGCGTGCTGGGCCAGCCCGACGAGGCAGCCCTGCTGGCGCTGGTGGAAGCGGGCTTGCCGCTCGATGCCCCCATCGCGCCGTCCGCGCCCCTGTTCCTGCCGTATCTGTCGGGCGAGCGCACGCCGCATAACGACCCGCAAGTGCGCGGCGCCTTTTTGCAACTGGGCCACGACAGCACGCCGGCGCAGCTCGGCTACGCCGTGCTCGAAGGCGTGGCCTTTGCCTTGCGCGACGCCATGGCCGCCGTCACGTCGACGGGCGCCGTCGTTCCCCACTGCATGCTGGTGGGCGGCGGCGCGCGCAGCCAGTACTGGGCGCAATTGCTGGCCAATGTGCTGGGACGCGAAATGCGCACCCTGCACAACAGCGAATTGTCCGCCAGCCTGGGCGCGGCCAAGCTGGGCTTTGCCGCCATCGGCGACACCAGCCTGCTGACGCAGGGCTTGCCCATCAAAAACATTTTCCTGCCCGATGCCGCGCACAACGCAGCCTTGAGCATCCGTTACGGTCGCTACCGTAGCCTGTTTCCCGCCGTGCAAGCCTTGCACCAACTCAGTGATAAGGAATAG